A window of the Helianthus annuus cultivar XRQ/B chromosome 4, HanXRQr2.0-SUNRISE, whole genome shotgun sequence genome harbors these coding sequences:
- the LOC110881702 gene encoding histone-lysine N-methyltransferase SETD1B-like, whose translation MKSVETMLVDESEEEDEAEGEAEAEVNVEGDVRLSPDSAKLLKSLTKYNAGKEKTAGEEGDNEDKSSSSSSDEEIDETKRVERIRAEIEKEKQLKRKRREDKDDELYKPSPEHVIDSQTPPSSGGRKKASARKRVVTPSAARRKITIKLPKRTLKSKPSQPPSPPPEPSPPHSPHKSPPKQPTPPPSPPPHLSPPHLSPPHQTPIQEQPIVIIANFSNTTILTTTCSNYTWFFWLQNFSTCSGGYYS comes from the coding sequence ATGAAAAGTGTTGAGACTATGCTTGTTGATGAAtctgaggaagaagatgaagctgaaggtgaagctgaagctgaagttAATGTTGAAGGAGATGTTCGTTTATCTCCTGATTCTGCAAAGTTGTTGAAATCTCTTACTAAATATAATGCTGGAAAAGAAAAGACAGCTGGTGAAGAAGGTGATAATGAAGATaaaagttcatcaagttcatctgatgaagaaattgatgaaaCTAAACGTGTAGAAAGAATTAGAGCTGAGATTGAAAAAGAGAAGCAGCTCAAGAGAAAGAGGAGAGAGGATAAGGATGATGAATTGTACAAACCATCTCCTGAGCATGTTATAGATTCTCAGACACCTCCATCATCTGGTGGCAGGAAGAAAGCAAGTGCAAGAAAGCGAGTTGTTACTCCTAGTGCAGCAAGAAGAAAGATAACAATCAAGCTGCCTAAACGTACACTAAAGTCAAAACCAAgtcaaccaccatcaccaccacctgaacCATCACCACCTCATTCACCACATAAATCACCGCCAAAACAAcctacaccaccaccatcacctccaccacaTCTATCTCCACCACATCTATCACCACCACACCAAACACCAATCCAAGAACAACCTATTGTCATCATAGCAAATTTTTCAAACACCACCATCCTCACAACCACCTGTTCAAATTACACCTGGTTCTTCTGGTTACAAAACTTTTCCACATGTTCCGGAGGGTATTACTCTTGA